Proteins co-encoded in one Papaver somniferum cultivar HN1 chromosome 5, ASM357369v1, whole genome shotgun sequence genomic window:
- the LOC113284597 gene encoding probable transcription factor PosF21: MEKEKSQNSQIHGGGGGGGGGGGLPPPSMNRYTAFPSSSSAATPSSVSAAPLQQTAELGHHNHNFSNDISGMSDLPRKNLGHRRAHSEILSLPDDISFDSELGVVGGSGNDGCPSDETEDDFFSMYLDIDKFNSAPSNENGNGGSNVGQSSMSNSESLVIGGGGSSERPMRGRHQHSVSMDGSSTFIKPELLMGSGSESGGPLSNEAKKALSAAKLSELALVDPKRAKRIWANRQSAARSKERKMRYISELERKLQSLQSETTTMTTQLALLQRDTSGLAAENSDLKLRLQTFEQQASLQESLNEALKDELQHLKVLTGQGISNGGGPMMNFGGSYYSNNHSMQQSVLTSHQFQQLQIQSQQQQPHQNHIQLQQHMQQFQQQQPSGSGELKIKGGGGSAVSLPSQRNGGGGSSSADSSNHHSMKD, from the exons ATGGAGAAAGAAAAATCTCAAAACTCACAAATTCacggtggcggtggcggtggcggtggtggtgggggcTTACCACCTCCGTCAATGAATCGTTACACTGCATTcccttcatcttcttctgctGCAACACCATCTTCAGTTTCAGCTGCCCCATTACAACAAACAGCTGAATTGGGTCATCACAATCACAATTTTAGTAATGATATAAGTGGAATGTCAGATTTACCAAGAAAAAATCTAGGGCATAGAAGAGCACATTCAGAGATTCTAAGTTTACCAGATGATATAAGTTTTGATAGTGAATTAGGTGTTGTTGGTGGTTCTGGTAATGATGGGTGTCCTTcagatgaaactgaagatgattttttttcaatgtATCTTGATATTGATAAATTTAATTCAGCACCATCAAATGAGAATGGTAATGGTGGTAGTAATGTTGGACAAAGTTCAATGTCGAATTCTGAGAGTTTAgtgattggtggtggtggttcgagTGAGAGACCGATGAGAGGTAGACATCAACATAGTGTTTCGATGGATGGTTCTTCAACTTTTATTAAACCCGAATTGTTAATGGGGAGTGGTTCTGAAAGTGGTGGTCCTCTTTCGAACGAAGCTAAGAAAGCTCTTTCTGCTGCTAAGCTTTCTGAGCTTGCACTTGTTGATCCAAAGCGAGCCAAGAG GATTTGGGCGAATAGGCAATCAGCTGCTAGGTCAAAGGAAAGGAAGATGCGCTACATATCTGAGCTTGAACGAAAACTTCAGTCTTTGCAATCAGAAACAACTACGATGACTACTCAATTGGCCCTGTTGCAG AGGGATACATCTGGACTTGCGGCTGAAAACAGTGATCTGAAATTGCGCTTGCAAACATTTGAACAACAGGCTAGCTTGCAAGAAT CCCTAAACGAGGCACTGAAAGATGAACTGCAGCATCTGAAGGTGTTGACAGGGCAAGGCATTTCCAATGGTGGGGGACCAATGATGAACTTCGGGGGGTCATATTACTCCAACAACCACTCAATGCAACAGAGCGTTTTAACTTCTCACCAGTTTCAACAGCTTCAGATTCAATCTCAGCAGCAGCAGCCACATCAGAATCACATTCAACTGCAGCAGCATATGCAACAATTCCAACAGCAGCAACCAAGTGGTTCTGGGGAATTGAAGAtaaaaggtggtggtggttctgctgtGTCATTGCCTAGCCAGaggaatggtggtggtggatcaTCATCCGCAGACAGCAGCAACCATCATTCTATGAAGGATTGA